The DNA segment AAGTTTCCGGTTGCTACCTTTATTCGTAATCGTCAAGACATTGATTATTTGCAAGAGCCCGATATTTTTCATGAGATATTTGGTCATTGCGCGATGTTGACCAATGATCATTTTGCGACGTTTACCGAACACTATGGTAAGTTGGGTTTGGCAGCGACCAAGCAAGAACGGGTATATCTCGCTCGTTTATATTGGTTTACGGTCGAATTTGGTTTGGTCAAAAGCAGCGATGGTTTGCGCATTATCGGTGGGGGTATTTTGTCATCACCCGGTGAAACCCAGTATGCCTATCGAAAAGAAGCTCAAATTAGTCCGCTCGATCCACTGACGGTATTTAGAACCCCGTATCGAATTGATATTATGCAGCCACAATATTTTGTGCTCGACAATCTTGCCCAATTGACGGCCTTAACCAAAATTGATCTGATGGCTTTAGTGCGTCAGGCGGTAACTTTGGGTCTACTACCTGCTCAGTTTCCAGCTAAAGCGGCTAAGTGAGCGCCCAGACCAATAATTGCTGAGTCATCAGATGGTGATAGGATCTTTTTGTGTTTGCCAATCGCTTCGTGCTGTTCTAAAATGGCTGCAATTATTTATATTTTCCATTAAAGAGACTTTATGAGTTCAGTACCTATGACCGAGCAGGGTGCCGTTGCACTTCGCACTGAGTTAGAACATTTAAAAACTGTATTACGCCCACGTATTGTAAACGATATTGCAATCGCTCGTGATCATGGTGATTTAAAAGAAAATGCCGAATACCATGCAGCGCGTGAAGAGCAAGGTTTTTGTGAAGGCCGTATTCAAGAGATTGACGGTAAATTGTCAAATGCACAAATTATTGATGTAACAACAATCCCAAACAAAGGTCGTGTGATTTTTGGTACGACAGTAACGGCACTCAATCTTGATGATGACTCGCAAGTGACCTATCGCATTGTTGGTGATGATGAAGCGGATATTAAAGCGAATTTAATCTCGATTAACTCACCGATTGCTCGTGCTTTTATCGGAAAAAATATTGATGATGAAATTACGGTGCAAACACCCGGCGGTGTTAAAGAATTTGAAATTATTAAAGTAGAATATATTTAGCCGGTATTGGGCTATTATCTATAAAAAAAGGAGCCAGTGGCTCCTTTTTTATCAGCTCAATGAGCTTAACCGCGTGGTAATACTATTTTTTGTTCAGAGTTTGGCTTATAAATAACCAAAACATGACCAATCGTTTGTACTTGTACTGATTCCGTTTCACGAACGATCGCTTCAATGATAAGTTTTTTCATTTCACGGTCGCTAGTTGCTACTTTAACTTTTATTAATTCGTGATGTGCTAAGGCATTTTCGATTTCAGCAAGAACACCTTCAGTTAAGCCATTAGAGCCAAGTTGTACGACGGGTTTCAGGCTGTGGGCTAAACCTTTAAGGTGTTGTTTTTGCTTATTGCTCAATTTCATCTTTGAAAAATTCACTGTAGTAGGGTTGAAAGGTTGCTATTTTACCCCCATATCATTTTTAATTCTATTAGCTAAGTCCCATAAAGCTGTAAATAGCTTACGTTTGAGAAATAATTTAATGAAACATGAAAGAAAACCTCGTACCAAAAGTAGTAATCGTTGGATCGAGGAACATTTTAACGATCACTATGTTCTAAAAGCCCAGAAATTGGGTTATCGTTCACGTGCGGTTTTTAAGTTATTAGAAATACAAGAGAAAGATAAGCTAATTAAAGAAGGCATGACTGTTGTTGATTTAGGAGCAGCGCCTGGTGGTTGGTCGCAACTTGCGGCAAAAGTTGTTGGAGATAAGGGACAGGTTATTGCCTGTGATCTATTACCAATGGATGCAATTGCTGGTGTTGCTTTTTTACAAGGCGATTTTCGTGAAGAAGCAGTACTTAATGCTTTATTAGCCCGAGTGGGTGATAATAAAGTTGATGTGGTATTATCTGACATGGCACCAAATTTTAGTGGCACCAGTTCTATTGACCAACCCAAGTCAATGTATTTGGTAGAATTAGCACTAGATATGTGTCGTCAAGTATTAGCGCCCAATGGTAGTTTTGCGGTTAAAGTATTTATGGGAGCAGGATATGAGGATTATATGAAAGAAATTCGCACGATGTTTAAAGTAGTTCGAACCAGAAAACCTGATTCATCACGTGACCGTTCACGTGAAGTTTATATTGTTGCTACGGGTTACAAGTAGCATAAGAGTAGCAGCGGGTTATAAAGTATAGTAACCTTATATTTGCATTTAATTAATTTCATAAGAAGAGGTCATACATTGAGTGACATGGCTAAAAATTTAATACTGTGGTTAGTAATAGCTGTTGTATTGATGTCAGTATTTCAAGGGTTTGGTAGCGACAGTCCAAATGCCAATAAATTAGATTACACATCATTTGTTCAAGAAGTTGATCGGGGCAGTGTGGCGAACATAAATGTTAGTGAAGATGGCATCACCTTTAATGGCGAACGTCGTGATGGTAGCAAGTTTGTTACTATTTTACCGATGTATGATTCAAAACTAATCGATCAGTTAATTATTAAAGG comes from the Gammaproteobacteria bacterium genome and includes:
- a CDS encoding phenylalanine 4-monooxygenase, which produces MAKATVYKAKQPASDGTIDYSAQEHQVWSELIARQMAVINETACQPFLDGLLLLNLPLDRIPQLEEINQVLRDTSGWQVVPVPALIGFEHFFSLLAQQKFPVATFIRNRQDIDYLQEPDIFHEIFGHCAMLTNDHFATFTEHYGKLGLAATKQERVYLARLYWFTVEFGLVKSSDGLRIIGGGILSSPGETQYAYRKEAQISPLDPLTVFRTPYRIDIMQPQYFVLDNLAQLTALTKIDLMALVRQAVTLGLLPAQFPAKAAK
- the greA gene encoding transcription elongation factor GreA, whose amino-acid sequence is MSSVPMTEQGAVALRTELEHLKTVLRPRIVNDIAIARDHGDLKENAEYHAAREEQGFCEGRIQEIDGKLSNAQIIDVTTIPNKGRVIFGTTVTALNLDDDSQVTYRIVGDDEADIKANLISINSPIARAFIGKNIDDEITVQTPGGVKEFEIIKVEYI
- the yhbY gene encoding ribosome assembly RNA-binding protein YhbY, producing the protein MKLSNKQKQHLKGLAHSLKPVVQLGSNGLTEGVLAEIENALAHHELIKVKVATSDREMKKLIIEAIVRETESVQVQTIGHVLVIYKPNSEQKIVLPRG
- the rlmE gene encoding 23S rRNA (uridine(2552)-2'-O)-methyltransferase RlmE; the protein is MKHERKPRTKSSNRWIEEHFNDHYVLKAQKLGYRSRAVFKLLEIQEKDKLIKEGMTVVDLGAAPGGWSQLAAKVVGDKGQVIACDLLPMDAIAGVAFLQGDFREEAVLNALLARVGDNKVDVVLSDMAPNFSGTSSIDQPKSMYLVELALDMCRQVLAPNGSFAVKVFMGAGYEDYMKEIRTMFKVVRTRKPDSSRDRSREVYIVATGYK